One genomic region from Jilunia laotingensis encodes:
- a CDS encoding TrpB-like pyridoxal phosphate-dependent enzyme, translating to MSNRTKRYILPEEEIPHYWYNIQADMVNKPMPPLNPVTKQPLRSEDLYPIFAEELCRQELNQSDRWIEIPEEVREMYKYYRSTPLVRAYGLEKALGTPAHIYFKNESVSPMGSHKLNSAIPQAYYCKKEGVKNVTTETGAGQWGASLAYAAKLFGLEAAVYQVKISYEQKPYRRSIMQTFGAQVTPSPSMSTRAGKDILTAHPNHQGSLGTAISEAIELAQTTPDCKYTLGSVLSHVTLHQTVIGLEAEKQMAMAGEYPDMVIACFGGGSNFGGITFPFMRHNILEGKKTRFIAAEPASCPKLTRGKFQYDFGDEAGYTPLLPMFTLGHNFAPANIHAGGLRYHGAGVIVSQLLKDGLMEAVDIKQLESFDAGCLFAQAEGIIPAPESCHAIAATIREAEKCKETGEEKVILFNLSGHGLIDMASYDKYLSGDLVNYSLTDEDIQKNLDEIGKQVGN from the coding sequence ATGAGTAACAGAACAAAGAGGTATATATTACCTGAAGAGGAAATCCCACATTACTGGTATAATATCCAAGCAGACATGGTGAATAAACCGATGCCCCCATTAAACCCGGTCACAAAACAGCCACTGCGATCTGAAGATTTGTATCCAATTTTCGCAGAAGAGTTATGCCGTCAAGAATTGAACCAAAGTGATCGATGGATTGAAATACCCGAGGAGGTACGAGAAATGTATAAATACTACCGCAGTACCCCACTAGTTCGTGCCTACGGTTTAGAAAAGGCCTTAGGAACACCTGCGCACATTTATTTCAAGAATGAAAGTGTAAGCCCAATGGGATCACACAAATTAAATTCTGCTATCCCCCAAGCGTATTACTGCAAAAAGGAGGGAGTCAAAAATGTAACTACCGAAACCGGAGCAGGGCAATGGGGAGCTTCATTAGCTTATGCCGCCAAACTTTTCGGGCTGGAAGCTGCCGTGTATCAAGTAAAGATCAGTTATGAACAGAAACCCTACCGACGTAGTATCATGCAAACATTCGGAGCCCAAGTAACTCCATCCCCATCTATGTCCACCCGTGCTGGCAAAGATATATTAACAGCACACCCCAATCATCAGGGATCACTCGGAACAGCCATTTCAGAGGCCATTGAACTGGCACAAACTACTCCCGACTGTAAATATACATTAGGTTCCGTACTCAGCCATGTTACTTTGCATCAAACAGTAATCGGACTGGAAGCAGAAAAGCAAATGGCAATGGCCGGTGAGTACCCCGATATGGTAATAGCTTGCTTCGGAGGAGGCTCCAATTTTGGTGGTATCACATTTCCGTTTATGCGTCACAATATACTGGAGGGGAAAAAAACTCGTTTCATCGCTGCCGAACCGGCTTCCTGTCCTAAATTGACGCGGGGTAAATTCCAATACGATTTTGGTGATGAAGCCGGATATACCCCTTTATTACCCATGTTCACATTAGGACATAATTTTGCTCCGGCAAATATCCATGCAGGTGGCTTGCGCTATCACGGTGCCGGTGTGATTGTATCACAATTACTAAAAGACGGATTAATGGAAGCAGTAGATATAAAGCAATTGGAATCATTCGATGCCGGTTGTCTTTTTGCCCAAGCAGAAGGAATTATTCCGGCTCCCGAATCTTGCCACGCCATAGCTGCAACTATTCGCGAAGCTGAAAAATGCAAAGAGACCGGAGAAGAAAAAGTTATATTATTCAACCTGTCCGGACATGGGTTGATAGATATGGCTTCCTACGATAAATATCTTTCCGGAGACCTGGTCAATTACTCTTTAACCGACGAAGATATTCAGAAGAATCTGGATGAAATAGGAAAACAAGTGGGTAATTGA
- the eno gene encoding phosphopyruvate hydratase codes for MKIERITGREILDSRGNPTVEVDVVLESGIMGRASVPSGASTGEHEALELRDGDKNRYGGKGVLKAVENINNIIAPHLIGMSSLDQMGIDKAMLALDGTKTKSNLGANAILGVSLAVAKAAANYLDIPLYRYIGGTNTYVLPVPMMNIINGGSHSDAPIAFQEFMIRPVGAKSFKEGLRMGAEVFHALKKVLKDRGLSTAVGDEGGFAPNLEGTEDALNSIIAAIKAAGYVPGKDVMIAMDCASSEFYKDGIYDYTKFEGAKGKKRTADEQIDYLEKLINEYPIDSIEDGMSENDWAGWKKLTERIGNRCQLVGDDLFVTNVDFLEKGIEEGCANSILIKVNQIGSLTETLNAIEMAHRNGYTTVTSHRSGETEDATIADIAVATNSGQIKTGSLSRSDRMAKYNQLLRIEEELGDRAVYGYKKISRK; via the coding sequence ATGAAAATAGAAAGAATTACAGGACGCGAAATCCTCGACTCCAGAGGTAACCCCACAGTAGAAGTAGACGTAGTATTAGAATCAGGCATCATGGGGCGTGCATCGGTTCCATCGGGAGCATCAACAGGTGAACATGAAGCATTGGAATTACGCGATGGCGATAAAAATCGCTATGGCGGTAAAGGTGTATTGAAAGCAGTTGAAAATATTAATAACATCATTGCTCCTCATTTGATAGGAATGTCTTCTCTTGACCAGATGGGTATTGACAAAGCCATGCTGGCTCTCGATGGTACGAAGACAAAATCGAATCTGGGTGCAAATGCCATATTAGGCGTATCGCTCGCTGTTGCAAAGGCAGCTGCTAACTATCTTGACATTCCTCTCTACAGATATATCGGTGGCACAAATACATATGTATTACCGGTTCCGATGATGAATATTATCAATGGCGGTTCTCATAGTGATGCCCCGATAGCTTTCCAAGAATTCATGATTCGGCCCGTCGGTGCCAAATCATTTAAAGAAGGGCTACGAATGGGTGCCGAAGTATTCCATGCGCTGAAAAAAGTATTAAAAGACCGAGGTCTCAGCACCGCTGTAGGTGATGAAGGTGGTTTTGCCCCCAACCTGGAAGGAACCGAAGATGCACTGAATTCTATCATTGCTGCTATCAAAGCTGCCGGATATGTTCCTGGAAAAGATGTAATGATTGCTATGGACTGTGCTTCATCCGAATTCTATAAAGACGGAATTTACGATTACACCAAATTTGAAGGAGCCAAAGGTAAGAAGCGCACTGCAGATGAACAGATTGATTACTTAGAAAAGCTTATCAACGAATATCCAATCGATTCTATCGAAGATGGTATGAGTGAAAACGACTGGGCAGGTTGGAAGAAACTTACTGAACGCATAGGCAACCGTTGCCAATTGGTTGGTGATGACCTATTCGTAACCAATGTCGACTTCTTGGAAAAAGGTATCGAAGAAGGATGTGCAAATTCTATCCTTATCAAAGTAAATCAGATAGGTTCACTGACGGAAACGTTGAATGCCATAGAAATGGCACACCGCAATGGTTATACCACTGTAACCTCCCACCGTTCCGGTGAAACAGAAGATGCTACCATTGCAGATATTGCTGTAGCAACAAACAGTGGACAAATTAAAACCGGATCACTGAGCCGTTCGGATCGTATGGCAAAATACAACCAATTGTTACGCATCGAGGAAGAATTGGGTGATCGTGCCGTATATGGATATAAAAAGATTTCTCGGAAATAA
- a CDS encoding DUF4199 domain-containing protein yields the protein MIENRNYLQKYAMHFGTYMGAYWIFKFILFPLGFTIPFLSFLYLSLTLGVPFLGYHYAKTYRNKVCGGVISFAHACLFTLFMYMFASLLVAVAHYIYFQFIDHGFVLNEYSKLVDEASKILQRTDEEKEFIRNVIDTARTLTPVDFTMQFLSWDVIVGSLLAIPTGLFVMKRGNRAETPNITPQP from the coding sequence ATGATAGAGAACAGAAATTACCTGCAAAAATATGCCATGCATTTCGGCACATATATGGGAGCGTACTGGATATTCAAATTTATTTTATTTCCACTTGGATTTACTATCCCGTTCCTCTCTTTTCTTTATTTGAGCCTGACGCTTGGTGTACCATTTTTAGGATACCACTATGCCAAGACATACCGTAATAAAGTATGCGGAGGAGTAATCAGCTTTGCACATGCCTGCCTTTTTACCCTGTTTATGTACATGTTCGCCTCCCTGCTTGTAGCAGTTGCTCATTACATATACTTCCAATTTATTGATCACGGTTTTGTACTGAATGAATATTCAAAGTTGGTGGATGAAGCATCCAAAATACTCCAGAGGACAGATGAGGAAAAGGAATTCATAAGAAACGTAATCGATACAGCACGTACGCTTACACCGGTTGATTTTACCATGCAATTCTTATCATGGGATGTAATTGTCGGTAGTTTATTGGCAATTCCTACTGGCTTGTTCGTTATGAAACGTGGGAACCGGGCTGAAACCCCGAATATTACCCCACAACCGTAA
- a CDS encoding glycosyltransferase family 2 protein produces the protein MDISVVIPLYNEEESIPELYAWIERVMKANGYSYEVIFVNDGSTDRSWEIIEQLKANSKAVKGIKFRRNYGKSPALFCGFEQAEGEVVITMDADLQDSPDEIPKLYDMITKEGYDLVSGWKQKRYDPLSKTIPTKLFNATARRVSGIKNLHDFNCGLKAYRKAVVKNIEVYGEMHRYIPYLAKNAGFKKIGEKVVQHQARKFGKTKFGGMNRFFNGYLDLITLWFLSTFGIKPMHFFGLLGSLMFILGFISVIIVGVTKLYSMYNGLPYRLVTDSPYFYLSLTAMIIGTQLFLAGFIGELISRNSPERNNYQIEKII, from the coding sequence ATGGATATATCTGTCGTTATTCCCTTGTACAATGAAGAAGAATCAATCCCGGAACTATATGCCTGGATTGAAAGAGTTATGAAAGCTAACGGTTATTCATACGAAGTCATCTTTGTCAACGATGGCAGCACAGACCGTTCATGGGAGATTATCGAACAGCTCAAAGCTAATTCGAAAGCTGTGAAAGGAATTAAATTCCGTCGTAACTATGGCAAATCTCCGGCATTGTTCTGTGGATTCGAACAAGCAGAAGGAGAAGTTGTCATTACAATGGATGCCGACTTGCAAGATAGTCCCGATGAAATACCGAAACTTTACGACATGATTACAAAGGAAGGTTACGACCTTGTATCCGGTTGGAAACAAAAAAGATACGATCCACTTTCCAAAACTATACCGACCAAACTGTTCAATGCCACGGCAAGAAGGGTTTCAGGCATCAAAAATCTGCACGATTTCAACTGCGGACTGAAAGCTTATCGCAAAGCAGTAGTGAAAAACATTGAGGTTTATGGCGAGATGCACCGTTATATCCCCTATTTGGCAAAAAACGCAGGTTTCAAGAAAATAGGAGAAAAGGTGGTACAGCATCAGGCACGGAAGTTTGGTAAAACTAAATTCGGAGGCATGAATCGTTTCTTCAATGGTTATCTGGATTTGATCACACTTTGGTTCCTCTCTACCTTCGGAATAAAGCCCATGCACTTCTTCGGGCTTCTAGGTTCACTGATGTTTATTCTAGGATTTATTTCGGTCATCATTGTGGGTGTTACCAAATTATATAGCATGTACAATGGTTTGCCCTACCGTTTGGTGACAGATTCCCCCTATTTCTATTTATCACTTACGGCTATGATCATCGGCACGCAGTTGTTCTTGGCGGGATTTATTGGTGAACTGATTTCGCGTAATTCTCCGGAGCGTAACAATTACCAGATAGAGAAAATAATCTAA
- a CDS encoding DUF6452 family protein produces MKNLIRLFLIFLIAGTTIGTYSSCSDDSDCSITGRPMINCTLFTTNPDTKEQLKDTLDSLTVTALGTDSIIINNQKDVHTLMLPLRFTSDSTVFILYYAYGADRTLCDTVYIKQSNTPYFESMDCGYSMKQSILDVRSSRQELDTILIVNKQANTDGTENLKLLYRFSD; encoded by the coding sequence ATGAAGAATTTAATTCGACTATTCCTGATTTTCCTCATTGCCGGTACTACCATCGGTACTTATTCATCGTGTTCCGATGATAGCGACTGTTCGATAACCGGCCGGCCCATGATAAATTGTACGCTCTTTACTACAAATCCAGACACTAAAGAACAATTGAAAGATACGCTTGATTCGCTAACGGTAACAGCGCTTGGAACGGATTCTATCATCATCAACAATCAAAAAGATGTTCACACCCTGATGCTTCCACTACGTTTTACATCCGATTCAACGGTCTTCATTCTTTATTATGCCTATGGAGCCGACCGTACTTTGTGCGATACGGTATATATCAAACAAAGTAACACCCCTTACTTTGAATCAATGGATTGTGGTTACAGCATGAAGCAAAGCATCCTCGACGTTCGTTCGAGCAGGCAAGAATTAGATACAATCTTAATAGTCAACAAACAAGCCAATACGGATGGTACGGAAAATCTTAAATTACTCTACCGCTTCAGCGATTAG
- a CDS encoding DUF6048 family protein: protein MVRKILNYSTASAISFILILLVVGTSVCAQQRPYVNPTPKRDQKKNVKEEPKEIVPLYNGTYVGVDIFGIGSKLFGGDFLSSEVNVTVNLKNKFLPTAEVGFGTTDTWNDTGIHYKGSSPFFRIGMDYNTMSKKKEKNSYLYVGLRYAFCPMKYDISSLPIPDTEFGGSMENPSLMDPIWGGSVPYDYAGLKATMQWFEIVAGVRVKIYKNFYMGWALRMKYRLSASVSEHGNPWMVPGFGKYSSKNMGITYTLTYKLPY from the coding sequence ATGGTACGGAAAATCTTAAATTACTCTACCGCTTCAGCGATTAGCTTTATTCTGATCCTGTTAGTAGTAGGAACTTCGGTATGTGCCCAGCAACGGCCGTATGTCAATCCTACCCCTAAAAGAGATCAGAAAAAGAACGTGAAAGAGGAACCTAAAGAAATAGTTCCCCTCTACAACGGCACATACGTTGGCGTAGATATTTTTGGCATCGGAAGTAAACTTTTCGGTGGAGATTTCCTGAGTTCGGAAGTAAATGTTACGGTGAACCTGAAAAACAAGTTCCTACCTACAGCTGAAGTAGGTTTTGGCACCACCGATACTTGGAACGATACGGGTATTCACTATAAAGGTAGTTCTCCCTTTTTCCGCATCGGAATGGATTACAACACCATGTCCAAAAAGAAAGAGAAGAACAGTTATTTGTACGTGGGTCTCCGTTATGCTTTCTGCCCGATGAAATACGACATTAGCAGTTTACCTATACCTGATACAGAATTCGGTGGCTCAATGGAAAACCCAAGCCTCATGGACCCTATCTGGGGAGGAAGTGTACCTTACGACTATGCCGGACTCAAAGCTACCATGCAATGGTTCGAAATAGTGGCGGGAGTAAGAGTAAAGATTTACAAAAACTTCTATATGGGATGGGCATTACGCATGAAATACAGACTATCTGCTTCCGTCAGTGAACATGGCAATCCCTGGATGGTACCGGGATTTGGGAAATACAGTTCCAAAAATATGGGAATCACTTACACTCTTACGTATAAACTACCTTATTAA
- a CDS encoding manganese efflux pump MntP yields MTGLEIWLLAIGLAMDCFAVSIASGIILKRIQWKPMLTMALAFGFFQALMPLLGWIGASTFSHLIESVDHWIAFGILAFLGGRMIIESFKDEDCRQDINPASLKVVFTMAVATSIDALAVGVSFAFLGIRDYSAILYPIGIIGLVSFVMSLIGLFFGIKCRCGIARKLRAELWGGIILILIGVKILIEHLFFN; encoded by the coding sequence ATGACAGGATTAGAGATTTGGCTGCTTGCAATTGGTTTGGCGATGGACTGTTTCGCTGTCTCTATTGCAAGCGGTATTATTTTAAAACGTATCCAATGGAAACCGATGCTGACGATGGCACTCGCTTTTGGCTTTTTCCAAGCTCTTATGCCTCTATTGGGGTGGATAGGTGCCAGCACGTTCAGCCATCTCATCGAAAGTGTCGACCACTGGATCGCCTTTGGCATCCTCGCTTTTCTGGGTGGACGAATGATTATTGAATCTTTCAAGGACGAAGATTGCCGTCAAGACATCAACCCGGCAAGCTTGAAAGTGGTGTTCACAATGGCCGTAGCAACCAGCATAGATGCACTGGCAGTAGGTGTATCATTCGCATTTCTGGGAATACGAGATTACTCAGCCATCCTCTATCCTATCGGCATTATCGGATTAGTCTCTTTCGTGATGTCACTCATCGGACTTTTTTTCGGTATCAAATGTCGTTGCGGAATTGCCCGCAAACTACGGGCCGAACTCTGGGGAGGCATTATACTGATACTTATTGGGGTCAAAATATTAATTGAACATCTGTTTTTCAACTAA
- a CDS encoding FAD:protein FMN transferase: MKSKKSLIWLAILLLATVWILIRNNNAPYQSINGLVFGTVYNITYQYDGDLKNEIEAELKRFDNSLSPFNDSSVISQVNRNEEIVTDSFFQTCFNRSIEISKETKGAFDITVAPLANAWGFGFKQGAFPNSLMIDSLLQITGYDKVKLIDGKVVKTDPRIMLSCSAVAKGYSVDVVARLLDSKGIKNYMIDIGGEIVARGKNLRGGLWRIGINKPIDDSLSVNQEIQTILELTDVGLATSGNYRNYYYKDGKKYAHTIDPRTGYPVQHNILSSTVIAEDCMTADALATAFMVMGLEDAEAYANAHPSIDACFIYSDENGDFKMFFTEGMKKYMTKQ, from the coding sequence ATGAAGTCAAAAAAAAGTCTTATCTGGCTCGCCATACTCCTACTTGCCACTGTTTGGATACTGATCCGCAATAACAACGCTCCGTACCAAAGCATCAATGGATTAGTATTCGGTACTGTTTACAACATCACTTACCAATATGACGGTGATCTAAAAAACGAAATTGAGGCCGAACTAAAACGTTTCGATAATTCACTCTCACCTTTCAATGATTCTTCCGTCATTTCACAAGTCAACAGAAATGAAGAGATCGTTACCGACAGTTTCTTCCAAACTTGCTTCAACCGATCGATAGAAATCTCAAAAGAAACGAAAGGTGCATTCGACATCACTGTGGCTCCACTAGCTAACGCCTGGGGATTCGGATTCAAACAAGGCGCATTTCCCAATTCACTGATGATAGATAGCCTGCTGCAGATCACAGGATACGACAAAGTGAAACTTATTGATGGAAAAGTGGTGAAAACCGATCCCCGCATCATGCTTAGCTGCAGTGCGGTCGCAAAAGGATATTCGGTCGACGTCGTAGCTCGGTTACTCGATAGCAAAGGCATCAAGAATTACATGATAGACATCGGAGGAGAAATAGTGGCTCGCGGTAAGAACTTACGGGGAGGTTTGTGGCGGATTGGCATCAATAAGCCGATAGACGATTCATTATCTGTCAATCAAGAGATACAAACAATCCTAGAACTAACCGATGTAGGATTGGCTACCTCGGGCAACTATCGCAATTATTATTACAAGGATGGGAAAAAGTACGCTCACACCATCGACCCAAGAACAGGATACCCAGTTCAACATAACATTCTTTCATCCACCGTCATTGCAGAGGACTGCATGACTGCCGATGCACTGGCTACCGCTTTCATGGTTATGGGACTGGAAGATGCCGAAGCCTATGCCAATGCTCACCCGTCCATCGATGCTTGCTTCATTTACAGTGATGAAAATGGGGATTTCAAGATGTTCTTCACCGAAGGAATGAAGAAGTACATGACAAAGCAATAG